In a genomic window of Alteromonas gilva:
- a CDS encoding YgiQ family radical SAM protein, translating to MQATIKADRSLFSYPKYWAHCYGSAPFLPMSRAEMDELGWDSCDIILVTGDAYVDHPSFGMAIIGRLLEAHGFRVGIIAQPDWTNKNDFMKLGKPNLYFGVTAGNMDSMINRYTADKKLRHDDAYTPNNEGGKRPDRAVTVYSQRCREAFKDVPIIIGGIEGSLRRIAHYDYWSEKVRRSVLFDAKADLLMFGNAERPLVEVTHRLAAGEAIADITDVRGTAIIVKQPLPEWQGVDSTSLDRPGKIDPLPSPYVMEPDCDGKNENKTEPAAPETAKAIVVQPAERRKPWENVYVKLPAYEVVRDNKTLYAHANRILHQETNPGCARALLQRHGDRHIWINPPAMPLETEEMDAVFDLPYQRVPHPAYGDAKIPAYDMIRFSVNIMRGCFGGCTFCSITEHEGRIIQSRSEDSIIREIEQIRDTVPGFTGVISDLGGPTANMYRLRCKSAKAEATCRRPSCVYPSICAHMDTDHAPTINLYRRARDLPGIKKILIASGVRYDLAIEDPAYVKELAKHHVGGYLKIAPEHTEDGPLSKMMKPGMGTYYRFKELFDKYSKEAGKEQYLIPYFIASHPGTTDEDMLELAIWLKENRFKLDQVQNFYPSPMATATTLYHTEVNSLRKVKKDSETVPSAKGEIHRRLHKAMLRYHDPKNFAQIRKALVKMGREDLIGRGPQHLVPPESANEKRQRAAKPRRGERALTKHTGIRTAANANASGNRHKPKTTRTSKPKYQ from the coding sequence ATGCAAGCAACTATTAAGGCTGATCGCAGCCTGTTCTCGTATCCCAAGTATTGGGCCCACTGTTATGGCAGCGCACCTTTTTTACCTATGTCGCGGGCCGAAATGGATGAGCTTGGCTGGGACAGCTGTGACATCATTTTAGTCACCGGCGATGCGTATGTGGATCATCCCAGTTTTGGCATGGCTATTATAGGACGGTTGCTTGAAGCTCACGGTTTCAGAGTGGGTATTATCGCCCAGCCAGACTGGACAAATAAAAACGATTTCATGAAGCTGGGTAAGCCCAACCTCTATTTTGGTGTTACAGCGGGTAACATGGATTCGATGATTAACCGTTATACCGCCGACAAAAAACTCCGTCACGACGATGCCTACACGCCCAATAATGAAGGCGGTAAACGCCCCGATCGCGCAGTCACGGTGTACTCCCAGCGCTGTCGTGAAGCCTTTAAAGACGTGCCTATTATTATTGGCGGTATCGAAGGCAGCCTGCGACGCATCGCCCATTATGACTATTGGTCAGAAAAGGTTCGCCGGTCGGTATTGTTCGATGCCAAAGCTGACTTATTGATGTTTGGTAATGCCGAACGGCCGCTGGTAGAGGTTACTCACCGCTTAGCCGCCGGCGAAGCTATTGCCGACATCACAGATGTGCGCGGCACTGCCATTATCGTCAAACAACCCTTACCAGAATGGCAGGGAGTTGACTCCACATCCCTCGACCGGCCAGGTAAAATCGATCCGCTGCCCAGCCCCTATGTGATGGAACCGGATTGCGACGGCAAAAATGAAAATAAAACCGAGCCAGCTGCGCCCGAAACTGCAAAAGCCATTGTGGTGCAGCCGGCCGAGCGTCGTAAGCCGTGGGAAAACGTGTATGTAAAATTGCCCGCTTATGAAGTGGTGCGTGACAATAAAACACTCTATGCCCACGCCAACCGAATTTTGCATCAGGAAACCAACCCGGGCTGCGCACGCGCCTTATTGCAACGCCACGGCGATCGGCATATTTGGATAAACCCACCCGCTATGCCCCTTGAAACCGAAGAAATGGACGCGGTGTTCGATTTACCTTACCAGCGTGTGCCGCATCCGGCCTATGGCGATGCCAAGATCCCTGCTTACGACATGATCCGGTTTTCAGTGAATATTATGCGCGGCTGTTTTGGCGGCTGTACTTTCTGTTCGATTACCGAACACGAAGGGCGCATTATTCAAAGCCGTTCAGAAGATTCCATTATTCGTGAAATTGAGCAAATCCGCGATACGGTACCGGGCTTTACGGGCGTTATCTCCGATTTAGGCGGGCCCACGGCGAACATGTACCGCTTGCGCTGTAAAAGCGCCAAGGCCGAGGCGACCTGTCGCCGGCCATCCTGCGTGTACCCGTCGATTTGTGCCCATATGGATACCGATCATGCGCCCACCATTAATTTGTATCGACGCGCGCGTGATTTACCGGGGATCAAAAAAATTCTTATCGCCTCTGGTGTACGCTACGACCTGGCCATAGAAGATCCGGCTTATGTAAAAGAGTTAGCCAAGCATCATGTTGGCGGTTACTTAAAAATTGCCCCTGAACACACCGAAGATGGCCCGTTAAGTAAAATGATGAAGCCTGGTATGGGCACCTACTACCGCTTTAAAGAGCTGTTCGACAAATACTCTAAAGAGGCCGGAAAAGAGCAATACCTGATCCCGTATTTTATTGCCTCGCACCCCGGCACTACCGACGAAGACATGTTGGAGCTGGCTATCTGGTTAAAAGAAAATCGCTTTAAACTGGATCAGGTACAAAACTTTTATCCGTCGCCCATGGCCACTGCAACGACCTTGTACCACACCGAGGTTAACTCGCTGCGTAAGGTTAAGAAAGACAGTGAAACCGTGCCTTCAGCCAAAGGCGAAATTCATCGCCGTCTGCATAAAGCCATGCTGCGTTATCATGACCCGAAGAATTTTGCTCAAATTCGTAAAGCGCTGGTTAAGATGGGCCGTGAGGATCTGATTGGCCGTGGCCCGCAGCACCTGGTACCGCCAGAAAGTGCTAATGAAAAGCGCCAGCGTGCAGCAAAGCCGCGCCGGGGCGAGCGGGCGTTAACCAAGCATACCGGGATCAGAACGGCGGCAAATGCCAACGCGTCGGGCAACAGGCACAAGCCTAAAACCACCCGTACCAGCAAGCCCAAATACCAATAG
- the dgcA gene encoding N-acetyl-D-Glu racemase DgcA codes for MSLALKAFTESFTLAREFRISRGAKTQADVITVMVSDGSYFGWGESVPYGRYGESTDSVLEQLAQVAPKLAGVSDTEDLLTLLPAGAARNALDAALWDLKAKLTGKSVASLTNLRVNQRCYTAQTLSIDTPAGMQAQAEAIKNAPLIKIKLDEHDVLERLAAVHQASPQSRLIIDANEGWQADLLSALLPDMANLGVVLIEQPLAASADNELANINSPIILCADESCHVSSDIARLANYYQAVNIKLDKTGGLTEAIRTLHAARDHHLQVMVGCMVGSSLAMAPAYGLCADVQFVDLDGPLLVAKDRPDGFEFEQGRMTQPEPFLWGLPGQYGQQGLRELWQSR; via the coding sequence ATGAGTCTTGCTCTAAAAGCCTTTACAGAATCCTTTACCCTGGCCCGGGAGTTTCGCATTTCCAGAGGGGCTAAAACCCAGGCCGATGTGATCACTGTTATGGTGTCTGATGGCAGCTATTTTGGCTGGGGCGAATCGGTACCTTACGGACGCTATGGTGAATCAACCGACAGCGTCCTTGAGCAGCTCGCACAAGTGGCGCCTAAATTAGCCGGTGTCAGCGACACCGAAGATTTGCTCACGCTACTGCCCGCAGGCGCTGCACGCAACGCTCTCGATGCCGCCCTGTGGGATTTAAAAGCAAAGCTAACCGGTAAATCGGTAGCATCGTTAACCAATTTGCGCGTAAATCAACGCTGCTACACCGCGCAAACGCTGAGTATCGACACACCTGCCGGTATGCAAGCTCAGGCCGAAGCCATCAAAAATGCACCGCTGATTAAAATAAAACTCGATGAGCACGATGTGTTGGAACGCTTAGCTGCGGTACACCAGGCGTCGCCGCAGAGTCGCCTTATTATTGATGCCAATGAGGGCTGGCAAGCGGATTTACTCAGTGCCCTGTTACCTGACATGGCTAACTTAGGCGTAGTACTGATTGAGCAGCCGCTAGCCGCCAGTGCAGACAACGAACTGGCTAACATTAATAGCCCGATTATATTGTGTGCCGACGAGTCCTGCCATGTCAGCAGTGATATCGCGCGGCTGGCTAACTATTATCAGGCCGTCAACATTAAACTGGATAAAACCGGTGGTCTTACCGAAGCTATCCGCACGCTGCACGCGGCCCGCGACCACCACTTACAGGTAATGGTGGGTTGTATGGTGGGGTCGTCACTGGCCATGGCACCTGCCTATGGTTTGTGTGCAGACGTACAATTTGTTGATTTAGACGGGCCGTTACTCGTGGCCAAAGACCGGCCTGACGGGTTTGAATTTGAGCAGGGGCGCATGACTCAGCCAGAGCCTTTTTTGTGGGGCTTACCGGGCCAGTATGGCCAACAAGGGCTACGCGAGCTGTGGCAATCCAGGTAA
- a CDS encoding ATP-binding protein, with translation MSMRFSFPLFALTAVFFVGVITYFADQKIVSAYNKTLVADFDINLSEIETLISSEYRAFKEDITFLYSTPPISGLTRAATNDGVDPLDGTTTELWKGRLSNIFTSFMENNQAYFQLRVIDAKGQEMLRVERLNGKVVPRASNDLQNKSERYYFTETTSLHEEQLFVSVIDLNREFGRITFPYQPTLRLAKPIYDEANQLFGIVIANVDVSYLLNALDHLVTKDYQVLLTDVDGYFIKHPDTALQYSRDLAAKQMLHTTYLQRVHGDTSLVNYQKDDALLWGKSTRLVVAAHERGGQLTATILLPDSYYAAALNNRRADTFIALFGVLVLSLLALYMLHRNNRRLSSLLSVAEEAKAAVDVAEDAIITVDKQWRINTVNYAFERLFNAHLNAVKGKPVAAFLGYYGDEELAHRIANADNTFDFSGYDWQPSCHDNGIKWLHTKVAKIDNRDSNAAYAIAVSDITSEKQAQLDIVSVNKGLEKTIAKRTFELEKARDKALEVSQLKSNFISTISHEMRTPLNGIVGATGLLKQEPLNTKQKKLVQMAENSVESLRRLINDILDLSKIEAGKLELEYQQFNPEALLESITSTMSVVANEKRLGFYIDTNDLHFVSINSDPHRLTQVINNLLSNAIKFTQNGHIAVKAWSEITATTSYLHVEIADTGIGIAEAKLARLFNAFTQADNTISARYGGTGLGLSISKEIITILGGKISVSSQPGKGSVFTFTVPTKEWQEKPNDGNARLANSSVGIMIATPPLRDVISRFIVNNQGTLAELSAPITPSDLAPLSLLIVDSEHPDYEAFTSFWLSLTGDEPLPKLVILSEQVIPTADLPVNAINLVKPVYRSVLLSTLLNARSNDTPSLTTDTERRGHDIPGKSNQALKNRVLSGNILVVDDNEINTQVARYILEPLGSEILIAKNGQEAITMLKEASQPFNAVLMDCNMPVMDGYEATKAIRNGAAGEDNKTIPIIAMTANAMQGESEKCYAAGMSDFITKPVDPVLLERKLAQHMGAALTENEQLTADAPPQAQYTAPASNELWQKDQALERLGRRENLMTKLIQLFIASSEQKMQDLNNALAEQNREGIRFAAHAFKGNSGDVGAVALHKTLSELEKNAGNFEFEQFPPLFRQLEHELEHTLVLFNAYLAAQE, from the coding sequence ATGAGTATGCGTTTTTCCTTTCCGCTGTTTGCATTAACCGCTGTGTTTTTTGTGGGCGTCATTACCTATTTTGCCGATCAAAAAATCGTCAGCGCTTATAACAAAACACTCGTTGCCGATTTTGACATCAACTTAAGCGAAATCGAAACGCTGATAAGCAGCGAATACCGGGCGTTTAAAGAAGACATTACATTTTTATATTCTACGCCGCCCATCAGTGGGCTTACCCGTGCCGCCACTAATGATGGGGTAGACCCCCTTGATGGCACAACCACCGAGCTTTGGAAAGGCCGTTTAAGCAACATATTTACCAGCTTTATGGAAAACAACCAGGCTTACTTTCAGCTTCGCGTTATTGATGCCAAAGGCCAGGAAATGCTGCGCGTTGAACGCCTTAATGGCAAAGTGGTACCGCGCGCGAGCAACGATCTGCAAAATAAAAGCGAACGCTACTATTTTACCGAAACCACTTCATTACACGAAGAACAGTTGTTTGTGTCGGTGATTGATTTAAACCGCGAGTTTGGCCGAATTACCTTTCCGTACCAGCCCACTTTGCGGCTGGCAAAACCGATATATGACGAGGCTAACCAGCTGTTTGGTATTGTTATCGCTAACGTTGACGTCAGTTACCTTCTCAACGCATTGGATCACCTGGTTACTAAAGACTATCAAGTGCTGCTAACCGATGTCGATGGCTATTTTATAAAGCATCCCGACACAGCACTGCAGTATAGCCGTGACCTGGCGGCAAAACAGATGCTCCACACCACCTATTTGCAAAGGGTGCACGGTGACACCTCACTGGTGAATTATCAAAAGGACGATGCGTTATTGTGGGGTAAGTCAACCAGACTGGTGGTTGCCGCCCATGAACGCGGTGGTCAGTTAACAGCTACCATCTTACTGCCCGATAGCTATTATGCTGCGGCGCTTAACAACCGCCGCGCGGACACCTTTATAGCGCTTTTCGGTGTACTGGTTCTGTCGTTGCTGGCGCTGTATATGTTACATCGTAATAATCGGCGCTTAAGCAGCTTGCTAAGTGTTGCCGAAGAAGCCAAAGCGGCCGTTGATGTAGCCGAAGATGCGATTATTACCGTTGATAAACAGTGGCGAATTAACACTGTTAATTATGCCTTCGAGCGTCTGTTTAATGCCCACCTTAATGCCGTAAAGGGCAAACCCGTGGCGGCGTTTTTAGGCTATTATGGCGATGAGGAGTTAGCGCATCGGATCGCCAATGCCGATAACACTTTTGATTTTAGCGGTTACGACTGGCAGCCTTCCTGCCACGATAACGGCATAAAATGGCTGCACACGAAAGTGGCCAAAATAGACAACAGGGATTCTAACGCCGCTTATGCCATTGCGGTGAGTGATATTACCAGCGAAAAGCAGGCGCAGCTTGACATAGTATCGGTCAATAAAGGGTTAGAAAAGACCATTGCCAAGCGCACCTTTGAGCTGGAGAAAGCCAGAGATAAGGCACTGGAGGTTAGTCAGCTAAAGTCTAACTTTATTTCTACTATCAGCCACGAAATGCGTACTCCATTAAACGGCATAGTTGGGGCCACCGGTTTACTCAAGCAAGAGCCACTCAACACCAAGCAGAAAAAGCTGGTGCAGATGGCCGAAAACAGCGTCGAGTCATTGCGGCGGCTGATTAACGATATACTGGATTTATCCAAAATAGAAGCCGGTAAACTGGAGCTGGAGTATCAGCAGTTCAACCCGGAGGCATTACTGGAAAGCATCACCAGCACCATGTCGGTGGTTGCCAACGAGAAACGCCTGGGGTTTTATATCGACACCAACGATTTGCATTTTGTTTCGATTAACAGTGACCCGCACCGCTTAACGCAAGTCATCAACAACCTGCTCAGCAATGCGATAAAATTTACACAAAACGGTCACATTGCCGTAAAAGCCTGGAGTGAAATAACCGCCACTACCAGTTATCTGCATGTCGAAATAGCCGATACCGGTATTGGTATCGCAGAAGCGAAATTAGCCAGGTTGTTTAACGCCTTTACGCAGGCTGACAATACCATATCAGCCAGGTATGGCGGTACCGGACTGGGCCTTTCTATTAGTAAGGAAATCATTACTATTTTGGGAGGTAAAATATCGGTCAGCTCACAACCGGGCAAAGGATCGGTCTTTACCTTTACTGTGCCCACCAAGGAGTGGCAGGAAAAACCCAATGATGGCAATGCGCGTCTGGCCAACTCAAGTGTCGGCATAATGATCGCAACGCCGCCGTTGCGCGATGTCATCAGCCGCTTTATTGTTAATAACCAGGGCACCCTGGCTGAGCTAAGCGCCCCCATTACACCCAGCGATCTCGCGCCACTTTCATTGTTAATTGTTGACAGCGAACACCCTGATTATGAAGCATTTACCAGCTTTTGGCTGAGCCTGACTGGCGATGAACCTTTGCCTAAACTGGTGATATTGTCTGAACAGGTCATCCCTACAGCTGACTTGCCGGTAAATGCCATCAACTTAGTAAAACCAGTGTATCGTTCGGTATTGCTCTCGACCCTGTTAAACGCGCGTAGTAATGATACTCCCAGCTTAACCACCGACACCGAACGCCGGGGCCATGACATTCCCGGCAAGAGCAACCAGGCACTGAAAAACCGGGTACTGTCAGGGAATATATTAGTTGTGGACGACAACGAAATTAATACACAGGTAGCACGATACATTCTTGAGCCATTGGGAAGTGAAATTCTTATTGCTAAAAACGGCCAGGAAGCCATCACCATGCTCAAAGAAGCGAGTCAGCCTTTTAATGCCGTCCTCATGGACTGCAATATGCCAGTGATGGATGGCTATGAGGCAACCAAAGCCATCCGCAATGGTGCCGCGGGAGAAGACAACAAAACAATACCCATTATCGCTATGACGGCAAATGCCATGCAGGGTGAAAGCGAAAAATGTTATGCCGCCGGCATGAGCGACTTTATTACCAAACCTGTCGACCCGGTATTGCTGGAACGCAAATTAGCCCAACATATGGGCGCAGCGCTGACAGAAAATGAGCAATTAACTGCAGATGCTCCGCCTCAAGCGCAATATACCGCGCCAGCCAGTAACGAGTTGTGGCAAAAAGACCAGGCGCTTGAGCGTTTAGGCAGACGTGAAAACTTAATGACAAAGCTGATCCAGCTGTTCATAGCAAGCAGTGAGCAGAAAATGCAAGATCTTAACAATGCACTGGCTGAGCAAAACCGTGAGGGTATCCGCTTTGCAGCCCATGCCTTTAAAGGTAACAGCGGTGACGTGGGCGCTGTGGCATTACACAAAACCCTCAGCGAGTTAGAAAAGAACGCCGGTAACTTCGAATTTGAGCAGTTCCCGCCCCTGTTCCGGCAACTGGAACATGAGCTGGAACACACCCTGGTGTTGTTTAATGCTTACCTGGCAGCGCAGGAGTAG
- the trxC gene encoding thioredoxin TrxC codes for MSAIQIVCPSCQAINRSPATRLNDSPTCGKCKQPLLPASPITLEQANFARFVQKSDLPVIVDFWADWCGPCKAMAPAFAQAAAALTGSAVLAKVDTQANQALSQQYAIRSIPCMLVFKQGTETARQAGAMPAAQLIQWARQVIR; via the coding sequence ATGAGCGCTATTCAAATTGTATGTCCTTCTTGCCAGGCGATTAACCGCAGTCCGGCGACGCGCCTTAACGACTCGCCCACCTGCGGAAAATGCAAGCAGCCGTTGCTGCCAGCCAGTCCGATAACGCTTGAGCAGGCTAATTTTGCACGTTTCGTACAAAAATCTGACTTACCCGTTATTGTTGATTTTTGGGCCGACTGGTGTGGCCCCTGTAAAGCCATGGCACCGGCATTTGCGCAAGCCGCCGCAGCGCTAACAGGCAGCGCGGTATTAGCAAAGGTCGATACCCAGGCGAATCAGGCCTTAAGTCAACAGTATGCTATACGCAGTATTCCCTGCATGTTGGTGTTTAAACAAGGCACTGAAACGGCGCGCCAGGCCGGTGCCATGCCGGCTGCGCAGCTTATTCAGTGGGCCCGGCAAGTCATACGTTAG
- a CDS encoding two-component system response regulator: MKLDFNKGLILAVDDQAADLLIVEHALSDYYTVVTTTSPEKALSLARELTPDIILLDIEMPEMDGFTLCKALQAIPALSGSTFMFITSHSDVTFETRALSLGAADFISKPINLDICRLRVKSQMTIKQQASSLHQAYSILHREKMHLSTILQSIGDAVIATDINEVITFINPVAQRLTGWCQKEAVGQKLTDVMVLRDASSGETMINPLIVALEQKRTVAMALNAEIVSKDGNCYRVEDSASPILDMEGNHIIGGVIVFQDVTDAIAMTTKMTHLTNHDQLTGLPNRILLYDRMLQAINNISHTDRMVTALLIDLDNFKYINDSLGHHVGDAIIQQVAKRLEGVCDPYTTVSRIGGDEFVVLLSDCSSMGYINTIASSVIETVNAPVAVDGDVHRLSISMGVSIYPTDARSPEEMLRHADTAMYKVKSEGKNHFSFFADELSEDLKERVNVEKMLHHSLDADALLVYFQPKYSLIDGHLTGMEALVRMKRCDGSIMTPYHFIPVAEESGLIIRLGKQVLDKSCKQAKAWFDAGKPVKVAVNIGASQFNEFGFTKTVADTLYKYDLSPEWLELEITESALIQNINSAKKAIMSLQRLGVSIALDDFGTGYSSLSYLRSFNFDVLKIDRSFILDIDSDEQAVRIVKAIIDLADSLRLEVVCEGIETQAQLVALQTMGCEQGQGFYFAKPQPAEALESAWEARY; the protein is encoded by the coding sequence ATGAAGCTGGATTTTAATAAAGGACTAATACTGGCAGTCGATGATCAGGCAGCAGACCTGCTGATTGTTGAGCATGCGTTGAGTGATTACTACACGGTAGTTACCACGACATCTCCCGAAAAAGCCCTCTCTTTGGCACGTGAGTTAACCCCCGACATTATTTTACTCGACATTGAAATGCCAGAAATGGATGGCTTTACCCTGTGTAAAGCACTTCAGGCAATTCCCGCGCTGTCCGGCTCGACATTCATGTTTATTACCTCCCATTCAGATGTCACCTTTGAGACCAGGGCGTTGTCGCTGGGGGCCGCTGACTTTATCTCTAAACCCATTAACCTGGACATTTGTCGGTTGCGGGTTAAAAGTCAGATGACCATTAAACAGCAGGCCAGTTCGCTGCATCAGGCGTATTCCATTCTTCATCGGGAAAAAATGCATTTAAGTACTATTTTACAGTCTATTGGTGACGCGGTTATTGCCACCGACATTAATGAAGTGATTACCTTTATTAACCCCGTCGCGCAGCGCTTAACAGGCTGGTGTCAGAAAGAGGCGGTGGGGCAAAAACTGACCGATGTGATGGTGTTACGGGACGCCTCAAGCGGTGAGACAATGATAAACCCGTTAATCGTGGCACTGGAACAAAAGCGCACAGTGGCGATGGCACTCAATGCCGAGATTGTCAGTAAGGATGGCAATTGTTACCGGGTAGAAGATTCAGCCAGTCCCATTCTGGACATGGAAGGAAATCATATTATCGGCGGCGTCATCGTGTTTCAGGATGTCACCGACGCCATTGCCATGACAACCAAAATGACGCACCTGACCAACCATGACCAGCTCACTGGTTTGCCAAACCGGATTTTACTGTACGATCGCATGCTGCAGGCAATTAACAACATTAGTCACACTGATCGTATGGTCACCGCACTGCTCATTGATCTCGATAACTTTAAGTATATCAACGACTCACTAGGGCACCATGTGGGCGATGCGATTATTCAGCAGGTGGCCAAGCGATTAGAAGGGGTGTGCGATCCCTATACGACGGTATCCCGCATTGGTGGCGACGAATTTGTGGTATTGCTCAGTGACTGCAGTTCTATGGGTTATATTAATACGATTGCCAGCAGTGTTATAGAAACCGTGAATGCGCCGGTAGCGGTCGACGGTGACGTTCACCGGCTGTCGATAAGTATGGGGGTGAGCATCTACCCAACGGATGCCCGCTCGCCTGAAGAGATGTTGCGTCACGCCGATACAGCCATGTATAAGGTAAAAAGCGAGGGTAAAAATCACTTTTCGTTTTTTGCCGATGAACTGTCAGAAGACTTAAAAGAGCGTGTGAACGTCGAAAAGATGCTCCATCATAGTCTCGATGCAGACGCTTTGCTGGTGTATTTTCAGCCTAAATACAGTCTCATTGACGGACATTTAACCGGCATGGAAGCGCTGGTCAGAATGAAGCGGTGTGATGGCAGTATTATGACACCCTATCATTTTATACCGGTAGCTGAAGAGTCGGGTCTTATTATCCGGCTCGGTAAACAGGTGCTGGATAAAAGCTGTAAACAGGCAAAGGCGTGGTTCGATGCAGGCAAGCCCGTTAAAGTGGCGGTGAATATCGGGGCATCGCAATTTAATGAGTTTGGCTTTACCAAAACCGTCGCCGATACCTTATACAAATATGATTTATCGCCGGAGTGGCTGGAGTTAGAAATTACCGAGTCTGCGTTGATTCAAAACATTAATAGCGCCAAAAAAGCAATAATGTCGTTGCAACGCCTGGGGGTGTCTATTGCTCTGGATGATTTTGGTACCGGTTATTCAAGTTTGTCTTACCTGCGAAGCTTTAATTTTGACGTGTTAAAAATTGATCGCTCGTTTATTCTGGATATTGACTCCGATGAGCAAGCGGTAAGGATTGTTAAAGCTATTATTGATTTAGCCGATTCACTAAGATTGGAAGTTGTGTGTGAGGGTATCGAAACACAAGCACAATTGGTAGCATTACAAACCATGGGGTGTGAGCAGGGGCAGGGCTTTTACTTTGCTAAGCCACAACCCGCTGAAGCGCTGGAGAGTGCCTGGGAAGCCCGTTACTGA
- a CDS encoding GGDEF domain-containing response regulator, translating to MAKIDTSVLQPHSFSDKTLADCRVLIVDDEEASRLVLSSVLEEFFQCTCIGDSASVIRTCEQIQPDLILLDVNMPGKDGLTLCGELKQTTHSAAIPVMFITGGGDAALQDTCWEAGASDFIAKPVVASTLIHRVKNVLQSKLRLELISEMTFRDQLTGLYNRYYLTTEIPTMLKHLIREQQPLGVIMMDIDNFKGFNDTYGHVEGDKCLHAVATALKSCLRRPQDFAMRYGGEEFLVFLPNTSQEGCETVGNAMVESVQALHITNSISPYKEVTVSAGYIVMQPEHSSKLEDIINQADEQLYEAKAAGKNRLIGRSHC from the coding sequence ATGGCCAAGATTGACACCTCCGTATTGCAACCCCACTCGTTTAGCGACAAAACGTTAGCAGATTGCAGGGTATTGATTGTTGACGATGAGGAAGCCAGCCGGTTGGTGTTATCTTCCGTCCTGGAAGAGTTTTTTCAATGCACCTGTATTGGCGACAGCGCCAGTGTCATAAGAACCTGCGAACAAATACAGCCCGATCTGATTCTGCTTGACGTAAATATGCCCGGCAAAGACGGGTTAACCCTTTGTGGTGAACTTAAGCAAACAACACACTCTGCGGCTATTCCGGTGATGTTTATCACCGGCGGCGGCGATGCCGCACTTCAGGATACCTGTTGGGAAGCCGGCGCGTCAGACTTCATTGCCAAACCAGTGGTAGCGTCGACCCTTATCCACCGGGTAAAAAATGTGTTGCAGAGTAAACTGCGTTTAGAGCTAATTAGCGAAATGACCTTCCGCGATCAGCTTACCGGGTTATATAACCGTTATTATCTGACCACCGAAATACCCACCATGTTGAAACACCTTATCAGAGAGCAACAGCCGCTGGGCGTGATTATGATGGATATCGATAATTTTAAAGGTTTTAACGATACCTATGGACATGTTGAAGGTGATAAGTGTTTGCACGCGGTGGCCACAGCGCTAAAAAGCTGTCTGCGACGTCCACAGGACTTTGCCATGCGATATGGTGGTGAGGAGTTCCTGGTATTTCTGCCCAATACCAGTCAGGAAGGCTGCGAAACAGTGGGTAACGCCATGGTAGAGTCAGTGCAGGCGCTGCACATCACCAATTCAATCAGTCCCTACAAAGAAGTAACGGTAAGTGCCGGCTATATTGTGATGCAGCCCGAACATTCATCGAAGCTCGAAGACATTATTAACCAGGCCGATGAGCAATTGTACGAGGCAAAAGCGGCCGGTAAAAACCGACTCATTGGCCGCAGCCACTGCTAA
- a CDS encoding EVE domain-containing protein: MQYWLFKSEPDVFGIAHLANRPDQTEPWDGVRNYQARNFLRDEVGLGDRVFFYHSSCKTVGIAGVVEIVRAGYADPSQFDPESDYYDPKASREKPRWYSVDVKLVECFDHILTLKDIKANPHIRELGLVKKGHRLSVMPVTHDEWQVLYGMAKA; the protein is encoded by the coding sequence ATGCAATACTGGTTATTTAAGTCTGAGCCCGATGTGTTTGGTATTGCGCATCTGGCTAACCGTCCTGATCAAACTGAACCCTGGGATGGGGTGCGCAATTATCAGGCGCGCAACTTTTTGCGCGATGAAGTCGGGCTTGGCGATCGGGTGTTTTTTTACCATTCCAGCTGTAAAACAGTGGGCATCGCCGGTGTTGTTGAAATAGTGCGGGCAGGCTATGCGGATCCGAGCCAGTTTGACCCTGAGTCGGACTATTATGACCCAAAGGCCAGCCGGGAAAAGCCGCGCTGGTACAGTGTCGATGTAAAGCTGGTGGAATGTTTTGATCACATTCTGACACTTAAAGACATTAAAGCCAATCCACACATTCGGGAACTGGGTCTGGTTAAAAAAGGTCATCGGCTATCGGTAATGCCAGTGACGCACGACGAGTGGCAGGTATTGTATGGTATGGCGAAGGCCTGA